DNA from Thermoleophilum album:
GGTAAGCCAAGGTGATCAGTCGAGTTCGAGCTGCTCGACCTCGAAGGGGATCTCGTCGTGCGATAGGACGACCGTGGCCTGCACCTCGGTGACGTCATGGATGTTCGGGTGGACCGAGTAGTCGCCGTCGCGGGTGAAGTGGTTGAGCGCCTTGGCGAGCCGGTTATTCACCGCTTCAACGTCCTCTTCGGCGACCTTGTGCCGCTCACGGCGCGATGGATCCAGTAGCGCCATGAGGCTGCAGTAGCTCTTGCCGGGTGATATCGGGCGCCCCGGCCGCGATCTTGAGTGCCGAAGCGCGCCGACCGCCGCGTCGGTCGCCTTCGGTCGACCCGGCCCGCTCGCAGCGCGAACACCTCCCGAGCGGATCGACGACGCGTCGCCGGACCGCTCTCAACGGGTCGGGACTCGCGGCTACTTGTCCCGCGGCGGCTTGACGAAGACGCTGTAGTGCCCGAGCAGCCGTCCGAGCCGGCGCTCGAACTCAAGGCCGGCGCTCTCGCCCCGGCGCCGCAGCGCCGCCGGGCTGATCCAGTGCGGATCGCCGAACAGCTCTCCGACCACCAGCCGGCCGCCGGGTCGCAGGACCCGCGCCAGCTCGTCCATGGCCGCCTGCTGGTCGGGCACCTCGCCGAGCACCGCCACCAGGTAGGCGGCGTCGAAGCTGCCGTCCGGGTACGGGAGGCTGCGCGCGTCGCCCTGGGTGGGCGTGATGTTCGAAAGGCCGCGGGCCTGAGCCCGGCGCATGGTGTGGTCGAGCATCTGCGGCTGCAGGTCGAAGATGTCGACCTGCCCGTCCGGACCCACCCACTCGGCCATGTCGAGTGTGTAGTAGCCGGTGCCGGGGCCGACCTCGAGCACTCGCTCGCCGGGCTGCGGCCTGAGCGCTTCGCGCAGGCGACCGCGCGTGATGAACGGATGCGGGAGCTGGACCCAGAAGCGCTGTCCGTAGGGGCAGGCCGAGGGGTTCTTGCGCCACCACAGCGCGCCGCCGAGCACGCCGGCGGCGGCGGCGGTGAGAACGTATGAGCGTCGAGTCATGTCTAAAGCATTACCAGACGCTCATATTCGTGTACAGTCATATGTGATGAGTTTTTCCACGGAGGTTCGGTGATGAGTTTTTCCACG
Protein-coding regions in this window:
- a CDS encoding class I SAM-dependent methyltransferase, encoding MTRRSYVLTAAAAGVLGGALWWRKNPSACPYGQRFWVQLPHPFITRGRLREALRPQPGERVLEVGPGTGYYTLDMAEWVGPDGQVDIFDLQPQMLDHTMRRAQARGLSNITPTQGDARSLPYPDGSFDAAYLVAVLGEVPDQQAAMDELARVLRPGGRLVVGELFGDPHWISPAALRRRGESAGLEFERRLGRLLGHYSVFVKPPRDK